The Glycine soja cultivar W05 chromosome 8, ASM419377v2, whole genome shotgun sequence genome has a window encoding:
- the LOC114423870 gene encoding omega-hydroxypalmitate O-feruloyl transferase-like, with amino-acid sequence MANKLNIRVGEATLVPPAEETKKGIYFLSNLDQNIAHPVRTVYFYNKSPCRGNEEAAQVIKDALSKVLVHYYPMAGRLTISSEGKLIIECTGEGVVFVEAEEANCVIKDLGDLAKQPDLQTLGKLVYDIPGATNLLQIPPLLTQVTKFKCGGFVLGVNVNHCMSDGICAMQFVNAWGETARGLDLSISPVLDRTILRARNPPKIEFPHHEFDEIEDVSNATKLYEEEEILYKSFCFDPDKLELLKKVATEDGVVKKCSTFEALTAFVWRARSEALGTHSNQQTKLLFAVDGRSKFVPPIPKGYFGNAIVFSNALCKVEELVNNPLSFSVGLVGKAIDMVKDSYMRSAIDYFEVKRSRPSLTATLLITTWTRIPFRSADFGWGKPFFFGPVTLPGKEVILFLSHNEESKSINVLLGLPASAMKRFERLMEI; translated from the exons ATGGCGAATAAACTGAATATAAGGGTAGGAGAAGCAACTCTGGTGCCACCagcagaagaaacaaaaaagggtATATACTTCCTTTCAAACCTTGACCAGAACATAGCACATCCAGTTCGAACcgtttacttttataataagtCTCCATGTAGAGGGAACGAGGAAGCAGCACAAGTCATAAAGGATGCTTTGTCAAAAGTTCTTGTTCACTATTACCCTATGGCTGGAAGATTGACCATCAGTTCAGAAGGGAAGCTGATCATAGAGTGCACAGGTGAGGGTGTTGTGTTTGTTGAGGCTGAAGAAGCAAACTGTGTGATAAAGGACTTGGGAGATTTGGCAAAACAACCCGACCTTCAAACTCTTGGAAAACTGGTTTATGATATCCCTGGTGCAACCAACTTGCTTCAGATACCTCCTTTGCTAACTCAG GTGACAAAGTTCAAATGTGGAGGATTTGTTTTGGGCGTAAACGTGAACCATTGCATGTCTGATGGTATATGTGCTATGCAATTCGTGAACGCATGGGGTGAGACAGCCAGAGGCTTGGACTTGAGCATCTCACCAGTTCTGGACCGAACTATCCTAAGAGCACGAAACCCTCCTAAAATAGAGTTTCCACACCACGAATTCGACGAAATTGAAGATGTATCAAATGCCACAAAACTCTACGAGGAGGAAGAGATCCTCTACAAGTCCTTCTGTTTCGACCCAGATAAGCTTGAGCTGCTTAAGAAAGTAGCCACAGAAGACGGTGTTGTAAAAAAGTGCTCTACTTTTGAAGCACTCACAGCTTTTGTCTGGAGAGCTAGAAGTGAAGCCTTAGGGACGCACTCTAATCAACAAACAAAGCTACTTTTTGCTGTTGATGGAAGGTCTAAATTTGTGCCTCCAATACCAAAGGGATACTTTGGCAATGCcattgtgttttcaaatgctCTATGCAAGGTAGAGGAATTAGTGAATAATCCCCTTTCATTTAGTGTGGGATTGGTTGGGAAGGCAATTGATATGGTCAAAGATAGTTACATGAGATCTGCTATTGATTACTTTGAAGTGAAAAGATCAAGGCCTTCCTTAACAGCAACACTTTTGATCACAACATGGACTAGGATACCTTTCCGAAGTGCAGATTTCGGATGGGGGAAGCCCTTCTTTTTTGGGCCTGTAACTTTGCCTGGAAAGGAAGTCATTTTGTTCTTGTCTCATAATGAAGAAAGTAAAAGCATAAACGTGCTCCTAGGTTTGCCTGCTTCTGCCATGAAAAGGTTTGAAAGGCTGATGGAGATATGA